The following coding sequences lie in one Alosa sapidissima isolate fAloSap1 chromosome 15, fAloSap1.pri, whole genome shotgun sequence genomic window:
- the LOC121684039 gene encoding uncharacterized protein LOC121684039 isoform X1, translating to MSESSSGVNTSSDSLPKSHTSHCSELRDTHTPLSVEQSPDSGIVATPLPSHRFRFISWHRLEESDVRGDQLACPRVREAGPTEEELFLRGEQNALQAAEERQRRRRRRREDEGQKWEERLQENWENCVELNLSYQDLGDPYQLENFTRILRRLIRVERLQLVDNSLSDLSSVRLPRCKYLNLHRNHLTSIRQLPKMPQIQHLCLSENGIGALGELALLGATPLQSLTLRRNPCEFLEDYRPRVFSCLPKLRVLDGILKLPEDSVPSQISAASRLCTIL from the exons ATGTCAGAAAG TTCCTCAGGAGTGAACACAAGCAGCGACAGTCTCCCCAAATCGCACACATCTCACTGCTCCGAGCTCCGAGACACCCACACTCCTCTCTCAGTGGAACAGAGCCCAGACTCGGGCATTGTCGCCACTCCA TTGCCATCCCACCGGTTTCGGTTTATCTCGTGGCATCGGCTGGAGGAGAGTGATGTGCGCGGGGACCAGCTAGCCTGCCCCAGGGTCAGAGAGG CAGGGCCCACGGAGGAGGAGCTGTTTCTGAGAGGGGAGCAGAATGCGCTGCAGGCCGCcgaagagaggcagaggaggagaaggagaaggagggaggacgAAGGACAGAAGTGGGAGGAGAGGCTGCAGGAGAACTGGGAGAACTGTGTG GAGCTGAACCTGTCCTACCAGGACCTGGGAGATCCGTACCAGCTGGAGAACTTCACTCGGATTCTGAGGCGGCTGATCCGTGTTGAGAGGCTGCAGCTGGTGGACAACTCTCTCAGTGACCTGAGCTCTGTCCGTCTGCCAAG ATGCAAATACCTGAATCTGCATCGCAACCACTTGACGTCCATCCGCCAGCTGCCAAAGATGCCTCAGATCCAGCACCTGTGCCTGTCTGAGAATGGCATCGGGGCCCTGGGGGAGCTGGCCCTGCTGGGGGCCACTCCGCTGCAGTCGCTGACCCTGCGCCGCAACCCCTGCGAGTTCTTGGAGGACTACCGGCCACG TGTTTTCTCCTGCTTGCCAAAACTCCGTGTTCTGGACGGAATCCTAAAGCTGCCAGAGGATTCCGTGCCGTCTCAGATTTCTGCAGCATCAAGACTGTGCACCATTTTGTGA
- the LOC121684039 gene encoding protein tilB homolog isoform X4, with amino-acid sequence MPLDIVTAEGHVRKFLRSEHKQRQSPQIAHISLLRAPRHPHSSLSGTEPRLGHCRHSRPTEEELFLRGEQNALQAAEERQRRRRRRREDEGQKWEERLQENWENCVELNLSYQDLGDPYQLENFTRILRRLIRVERLQLVDNSLSDLSSVRLPRCKYLNLHRNHLTSIRQLPKMPQIQHLCLSENGIGALGELALLGATPLQSLTLRRNPCEFLEDYRPRVFSCLPKLRVLDGILKLPEDSVPSQISAASRLCTIL; translated from the exons ATGCCACTGGATATCGTCACAGCCGAAGGACATGTCAGAAAG TTCCTCAGGAGTGAACACAAGCAGCGACAGTCTCCCCAAATCGCACACATCTCACTGCTCCGAGCTCCGAGACACCCACACTCCTCTCTCAGTGGAACAGAGCCCAGACTCGGGCATTGTCGCCACTCCA GGCCCACGGAGGAGGAGCTGTTTCTGAGAGGGGAGCAGAATGCGCTGCAGGCCGCcgaagagaggcagaggaggagaaggagaaggagggaggacgAAGGACAGAAGTGGGAGGAGAGGCTGCAGGAGAACTGGGAGAACTGTGTG GAGCTGAACCTGTCCTACCAGGACCTGGGAGATCCGTACCAGCTGGAGAACTTCACTCGGATTCTGAGGCGGCTGATCCGTGTTGAGAGGCTGCAGCTGGTGGACAACTCTCTCAGTGACCTGAGCTCTGTCCGTCTGCCAAG ATGCAAATACCTGAATCTGCATCGCAACCACTTGACGTCCATCCGCCAGCTGCCAAAGATGCCTCAGATCCAGCACCTGTGCCTGTCTGAGAATGGCATCGGGGCCCTGGGGGAGCTGGCCCTGCTGGGGGCCACTCCGCTGCAGTCGCTGACCCTGCGCCGCAACCCCTGCGAGTTCTTGGAGGACTACCGGCCACG TGTTTTCTCCTGCTTGCCAAAACTCCGTGTTCTGGACGGAATCCTAAAGCTGCCAGAGGATTCCGTGCCGTCTCAGATTTCTGCAGCATCAAGACTGTGCACCATTTTGTGA
- the LOC121684039 gene encoding uncharacterized protein LOC121684039 isoform X3, protein MLVCVMNKYCNTNPFLLVSSLFSLSSLVVFPQFLRSEHKQRQSPQIAHISLLRAPRHPHSSLSGTEPRLGHCRHSRPTEEELFLRGEQNALQAAEERQRRRRRRREDEGQKWEERLQENWENCVELNLSYQDLGDPYQLENFTRILRRLIRVERLQLVDNSLSDLSSVRLPRCKYLNLHRNHLTSIRQLPKMPQIQHLCLSENGIGALGELALLGATPLQSLTLRRNPCEFLEDYRPRVFSCLPKLRVLDGILKLPEDSVPSQISAASRLCTIL, encoded by the exons atgcttgtgtgtgtgatgaataaATACTGCAACACAAATCCATTTCTGCTGGTTTcctctttgttctctctctcctccttggtTGTGTTTCCTCAGTTCCTCAGGAGTGAACACAAGCAGCGACAGTCTCCCCAAATCGCACACATCTCACTGCTCCGAGCTCCGAGACACCCACACTCCTCTCTCAGTGGAACAGAGCCCAGACTCGGGCATTGTCGCCACTCCA GGCCCACGGAGGAGGAGCTGTTTCTGAGAGGGGAGCAGAATGCGCTGCAGGCCGCcgaagagaggcagaggaggagaaggagaaggagggaggacgAAGGACAGAAGTGGGAGGAGAGGCTGCAGGAGAACTGGGAGAACTGTGTG GAGCTGAACCTGTCCTACCAGGACCTGGGAGATCCGTACCAGCTGGAGAACTTCACTCGGATTCTGAGGCGGCTGATCCGTGTTGAGAGGCTGCAGCTGGTGGACAACTCTCTCAGTGACCTGAGCTCTGTCCGTCTGCCAAG ATGCAAATACCTGAATCTGCATCGCAACCACTTGACGTCCATCCGCCAGCTGCCAAAGATGCCTCAGATCCAGCACCTGTGCCTGTCTGAGAATGGCATCGGGGCCCTGGGGGAGCTGGCCCTGCTGGGGGCCACTCCGCTGCAGTCGCTGACCCTGCGCCGCAACCCCTGCGAGTTCTTGGAGGACTACCGGCCACG TGTTTTCTCCTGCTTGCCAAAACTCCGTGTTCTGGACGGAATCCTAAAGCTGCCAGAGGATTCCGTGCCGTCTCAGATTTCTGCAGCATCAAGACTGTGCACCATTTTGTGA
- the LOC121684039 gene encoding uncharacterized protein LOC121684039 isoform X2, which translates to MSESSSGVNTSSDSLPKSHTSHCSELRDTHTPLSVEQSPDSGIVATPLPSHRFRFISWHRLEESDVRGDQLACPRVREGPTEEELFLRGEQNALQAAEERQRRRRRRREDEGQKWEERLQENWENCVELNLSYQDLGDPYQLENFTRILRRLIRVERLQLVDNSLSDLSSVRLPRCKYLNLHRNHLTSIRQLPKMPQIQHLCLSENGIGALGELALLGATPLQSLTLRRNPCEFLEDYRPRVFSCLPKLRVLDGILKLPEDSVPSQISAASRLCTIL; encoded by the exons ATGTCAGAAAG TTCCTCAGGAGTGAACACAAGCAGCGACAGTCTCCCCAAATCGCACACATCTCACTGCTCCGAGCTCCGAGACACCCACACTCCTCTCTCAGTGGAACAGAGCCCAGACTCGGGCATTGTCGCCACTCCA TTGCCATCCCACCGGTTTCGGTTTATCTCGTGGCATCGGCTGGAGGAGAGTGATGTGCGCGGGGACCAGCTAGCCTGCCCCAGGGTCAGAGAGG GGCCCACGGAGGAGGAGCTGTTTCTGAGAGGGGAGCAGAATGCGCTGCAGGCCGCcgaagagaggcagaggaggagaaggagaaggagggaggacgAAGGACAGAAGTGGGAGGAGAGGCTGCAGGAGAACTGGGAGAACTGTGTG GAGCTGAACCTGTCCTACCAGGACCTGGGAGATCCGTACCAGCTGGAGAACTTCACTCGGATTCTGAGGCGGCTGATCCGTGTTGAGAGGCTGCAGCTGGTGGACAACTCTCTCAGTGACCTGAGCTCTGTCCGTCTGCCAAG ATGCAAATACCTGAATCTGCATCGCAACCACTTGACGTCCATCCGCCAGCTGCCAAAGATGCCTCAGATCCAGCACCTGTGCCTGTCTGAGAATGGCATCGGGGCCCTGGGGGAGCTGGCCCTGCTGGGGGCCACTCCGCTGCAGTCGCTGACCCTGCGCCGCAACCCCTGCGAGTTCTTGGAGGACTACCGGCCACG TGTTTTCTCCTGCTTGCCAAAACTCCGTGTTCTGGACGGAATCCTAAAGCTGCCAGAGGATTCCGTGCCGTCTCAGATTTCTGCAGCATCAAGACTGTGCACCATTTTGTGA